Proteins co-encoded in one Melanotaenia boesemani isolate fMelBoe1 chromosome 23, fMelBoe1.pri, whole genome shotgun sequence genomic window:
- the ccdc3a gene encoding coiled-coil domain-containing protein 3a isoform X2, which yields MFSTVFLLATLGVFAHLDTFTHGCQLPSEWRPLSESCRAELAEIIVYAKVLAIHREPLGVGTGSLYNSLPFGFGYGYEGAEEGLLYSAEVELLCDQAWGSMLEVPSGSRLNLTGLGYLSCHSHTVMENYSYFFFLRMDENYSILPHSVNFQDAIFPDTPENRRTFSSLFQFSNCTQGSQPFHTFSPEWDIQEDNRMALFDEEERGRKLQDRLAAAERRNRQLKERVRKVKRSLRNARKAARKAEQEAQELQEKLKAAERRLGLHLNAITQEEPPLGGYTSAAIRQRIQL from the exons ATGTTTTCCACAGTTTTCCTTCTTGCAACGCTCGGCGTTTTTGCGCATTTGGATACTTTTACGCACGGTTGTCAGCTCCCCTCCGAGTGGCGGCCGCTCAGCGAGAGCTGCCGTGCAGAGTTGGCGGAGATAATCGTGTACGCCAAGGTCCTGGCGATCCACCGGGAACCCCTAGGTGTTGGAACGGGCAGCCTGTACAACTCGCTGCCCTTCGGGTTCGGGTATGGCTATGAGGGCGCAGAGGAAGGGCTGCTCTATTCGGCAGAGGTGGAGCTGCTGTGCGATCAAGCCTGGGGCAGCATGCTGGAGGTACCCTCTGGATCCAGGCTCAACCTGACCGGGCTGGGATATTTGTCCTGTCATTCCCATACCGTGATGGAGAACTAttcctatttcttttttctcag gaTGGATGAAAACTACAGCATCCTTCCTCACAGTGTCAACTTCCAAGATGCCATCTTCCCTGACACACCGGAAAACAGGCGCACTTTCTCCAGCCTCTTCCAGTTTTCCAACTGCACCCAGGGTAGCCAACCGTTCCACACATTCAGCCCCGAGTGGGACATCCAGGAAGACAACAGG ATGGCGCTATTCGATGAGGAAGAGCGTGGTCGGAAGTTGCAGGATCGCCTGGCTGCTGCGGAGAGGAGGAATCGCCAGCTAAAGGAGCGTGTTCGCAAGGTGAAACGCTCCCTGAGAAATGCCCGCAAAGCTGCACGCAAGGCAGAGCAGGAAGCACAAGAGTTACAAGAAAAACTGAAGGCTGCTGAGAGGAGGTTGGGGCTTCACCTCAATGCCATAACGCAGGAGGAGCCTCCACTTGGGGGTTACACAAGTGCAGCGATACGGCAGAGGATTCAGCTTTAA
- the ccdc3a gene encoding coiled-coil domain-containing protein 3a isoform X1 produces the protein MFSTVFLLATLGVFAHLDTFTHGCQLPSEWRPLSESCRAELAEIIVYAKVLAIHREPLGVGTGSLYNSLPFGFGYGYEGAEEGLLYSAEVELLCDQAWGSMLEVPSGSRLNLTGLGYLSCHSHTVMENYSYFFFLRMDENYSILPHSVNFQDAIFPDTPENRRTFSSLFQFSNCTQGSQPFHTFSPEWDIQEDNRLLCSSVQMALFDEEERGRKLQDRLAAAERRNRQLKERVRKVKRSLRNARKAARKAEQEAQELQEKLKAAERRLGLHLNAITQEEPPLGGYTSAAIRQRIQL, from the exons ATGTTTTCCACAGTTTTCCTTCTTGCAACGCTCGGCGTTTTTGCGCATTTGGATACTTTTACGCACGGTTGTCAGCTCCCCTCCGAGTGGCGGCCGCTCAGCGAGAGCTGCCGTGCAGAGTTGGCGGAGATAATCGTGTACGCCAAGGTCCTGGCGATCCACCGGGAACCCCTAGGTGTTGGAACGGGCAGCCTGTACAACTCGCTGCCCTTCGGGTTCGGGTATGGCTATGAGGGCGCAGAGGAAGGGCTGCTCTATTCGGCAGAGGTGGAGCTGCTGTGCGATCAAGCCTGGGGCAGCATGCTGGAGGTACCCTCTGGATCCAGGCTCAACCTGACCGGGCTGGGATATTTGTCCTGTCATTCCCATACCGTGATGGAGAACTAttcctatttcttttttctcag gaTGGATGAAAACTACAGCATCCTTCCTCACAGTGTCAACTTCCAAGATGCCATCTTCCCTGACACACCGGAAAACAGGCGCACTTTCTCCAGCCTCTTCCAGTTTTCCAACTGCACCCAGGGTAGCCAACCGTTCCACACATTCAGCCCCGAGTGGGACATCCAGGAAGACAACAGG CTGCTGTGCTCCTCTGTGCAGATGGCGCTATTCGATGAGGAAGAGCGTGGTCGGAAGTTGCAGGATCGCCTGGCTGCTGCGGAGAGGAGGAATCGCCAGCTAAAGGAGCGTGTTCGCAAGGTGAAACGCTCCCTGAGAAATGCCCGCAAAGCTGCACGCAAGGCAGAGCAGGAAGCACAAGAGTTACAAGAAAAACTGAAGGCTGCTGAGAGGAGGTTGGGGCTTCACCTCAATGCCATAACGCAGGAGGAGCCTCCACTTGGGGGTTACACAAGTGCAGCGATACGGCAGAGGATTCAGCTTTAA